One genomic window of Methanobrevibacter sp. includes the following:
- a CDS encoding DUF3800 domain-containing protein, with amino-acid sequence MKYIYIDESGDLGEGRSSTKHFVMGAIAVDSPGALKKIIKKVRRDNRKFMHKSPEIKGNKTDKRIIQKILKKVNNSEYEAFAIYLDKQNMDKIPNFYNHHELYDEIASKLAEKIKITSPTCIIVDKSKFNQDYINRFNDLFSSKLNNSEGHTISILHGDSINYKGLQIADLISWSVFQKVEHQNSKYIDLIETKKIFEVYKN; translated from the coding sequence ATGAAGTATATTTACATAGATGAAAGTGGGGATTTGGGAGAGGGTCGTTCCAGTACTAAGCATTTTGTCATGGGTGCTATTGCAGTGGATAGTCCAGGGGCTCTTAAAAAAATTATTAAAAAAGTAAGGAGAGATAATAGAAAATTTATGCATAAATCTCCTGAGATAAAAGGAAACAAAACAGATAAGCGTATCATCCAAAAGATACTTAAAAAAGTCAATAATAGTGAATATGAGGCCTTTGCAATATACTTGGATAAACAAAACATGGATAAAATACCAAATTTCTACAATCATCATGAATTATACGATGAAATAGCATCAAAACTAGCTGAAAAAATAAAGATAACTTCTCCCACTTGTATCATTGTAGACAAGTCCAAATTCAATCAAGATTACATTAATCGTTTTAATGATTTGTTTTCATCAAAATTAAATAACTCTGAAGGTCATACTATAAGCATATTGCATGGTGATTCAATAAATTACAAAGGTTTGCAAATTGCAGATTTAATCTCATGGTCGGTATTTCAAAAAGTGGAACATCAAAATTCAAAATATATTGATCTAATAGAAACTA